In the Bombus pyrosoma isolate SC7728 linkage group LG15, ASM1482585v1, whole genome shotgun sequence genome, one interval contains:
- the LOC122575979 gene encoding transcription initiation factor TFIID subunit 8, whose protein sequence is MDIQTTNTRRKILNHVVCSILVECGYDTCEKQALEILTEMLQSFLIEIGESARNYCELSGRTEPLIADVIVALINMGIKLDNLESYGKRANRTVLPQLQQQTQSKQLNILQAGVKQSHPSHIPSYLPPFPDPHAYIRTPTHKQPVTEYEAIREKAATQKRDIERALTRFIAKTGDTHSLFLTEDNSMFPLISCKPQFPSYLSALLPQDQVFETDQDFQFEPSPIKKRKEQEREESEEGMKGQNEDVEQNGETTTQQDVIDNPYLRPGKIPKNKMPGVSVPGLHSIKRDSLE, encoded by the exons ATGGACATTCAAACAACAAATACGcgaaggaaaatattgaatCATGTAGTTTGTAGCATTTTAGTGGAATGTGGTTACGACACTTGTGAGAAGCAAGCATTAGAAATTCTCACAGAAATGTTACAGTCTT TTCTTATAGAGATTGGAGAGTCTGCAAGAAATTACTGTGAACTGTCTGGTCGGACGGAACCACTCATTGCGGATGTTATAGTAGCATTAATAAATATGGgtataaaattagataatcTGGAAAGTTATGGCAAGAGGGCTAACAGAACAGTTTTGCCTCAGCTTCAGCAACAAACTCAATCAAAGcagttaaatattttgcaagCAGGAGTGAAACAAAGTCATCCATCTCATATACCAAGTTATTTACCACCTTTTCCTGATCCACATGCATACATTAGAACACCG ACGCATAAACAGCCAGTAACAGAATATGAAGCAATAAGAGAAAAAGCAGCAACACAAAAACGTGATATTGAAAGAGCTTTAACAAGGTTCATTGCAAAAACTGGAGATACACATAGTCTATTTTTAACAGAAGATAATAGTATGTTTCCAT TAATATCATGTAAACCACAATTTCCTAGCTACCTTTCTGCACTCCTTCCACAAGATCAAGTTTTTGAAACCGATCAAGATTTTCAGTTTGAACCAAGTCCAatcaaaaagagaaaggagcaagaaagagaagaatcaGAAGAAG gTATGAAAGGACAAAATGAAGATGTTGAACAAAATGGAGAAACTACAACACAACAAGATGTTATAGATAATCCTTACTTAAGACCTGGGAAGAtaccaaaaaataaaatgccaGGAGTCTCAGTTCCTGGATTACATTCGATAAAGAGGGATTCTCttgaatga
- the LOC122575983 gene encoding U6 snRNA-associated Sm-like protein LSm8, whose amino-acid sequence MASGLESYVNHTVSIITSDGRNFIGTLKGFDQTINIILDESHERVYSTTQGVEQVVLGLHIIRGDNVAIVGELDDEMDARLDLSAIRADPLSSIVH is encoded by the exons ATGGCGTCAGGTTTAGAAAGCTACGTAAATC ACactgtttctattattacttCTGATGGCAGAAACTTCATc gGAACATTAAAGGGATTTGATCAaactattaatataatattagatgAATCTCATGAACGTGTGTACAGTACAACGCAAGGTGTAGAGCAAGTAGTATTAGGTTTACATATCATCAGAGGTGACAATGT ggCAATTGTAGGAGAATTGGATGACGAGATGGATGCACGTTTAGATCTATCAGCTATAAGAGCTGATCCTTTAAGTTCTATTGTACATTGA